The following proteins are co-located in the Bacillus pumilus genome:
- a CDS encoding toxic anion resistance protein: MTNTNGNDIISIDKEEITIEKADDIRVQLRNEPEVQNIARQIDAKNQLDLLEYGKQPAVEISKFSDRILSMMRSTSVTDSGTMLTQLGKIMDRFDKNDFDEPKGGLLSKIFKRGGSMIEKIFSKYQTLGAEIEKINVEISKYKDEMTKSTVTLEEMYEHNIQYYMELEKYVVAGQMKIEELKQLVPSYEEKAAGGNQLAQMELDTLRNGIQALEERVYDLDMARMVALQTAPQIRLLQRGNTKLIGKINSAFIITIPIFKNGIIQAVTAKRQKLVADSMSELDRRTNEMLKRNAENISSQSVEIAKLSGRPSIDIETIESSFNTIVQGMKETKQIEEENKRLREDGTKRMLELQDNIKRAALES; this comes from the coding sequence ATGACAAATACAAACGGAAATGACATCATTTCAATTGATAAAGAGGAAATCACCATTGAGAAGGCAGACGACATTCGCGTTCAGCTTCGAAATGAACCAGAAGTGCAGAACATTGCGAGACAGATTGATGCGAAAAATCAGCTGGATCTGCTTGAATACGGAAAGCAGCCTGCTGTCGAAATCTCTAAGTTTTCTGATCGTATCCTTTCCATGATGCGTTCAACAAGCGTCACAGACTCAGGAACGATGCTCACGCAGCTTGGAAAGATTATGGATCGTTTTGATAAAAATGATTTTGACGAACCAAAGGGTGGTTTATTGTCAAAAATCTTTAAGCGCGGCGGCAGCATGATCGAAAAGATTTTCAGTAAATATCAAACACTCGGTGCAGAAATTGAAAAAATCAATGTGGAAATCAGTAAATATAAAGACGAAATGACCAAATCGACCGTGACGCTTGAAGAAATGTATGAGCATAACATTCAATACTATATGGAGCTTGAAAAATATGTCGTAGCAGGTCAAATGAAAATCGAAGAATTAAAGCAATTGGTTCCATCTTATGAAGAAAAAGCGGCTGGTGGGAACCAGCTGGCACAAATGGAGCTTGATACGCTTCGTAATGGCATTCAAGCGCTGGAAGAGCGTGTATATGACCTTGATATGGCACGGATGGTGGCTCTTCAAACGGCACCGCAAATCCGTTTGCTGCAGCGTGGTAATACGAAATTGATCGGGAAAATCAACTCTGCCTTCATCATCACCATTCCAATTTTCAAAAATGGAATCATTCAAGCTGTCACAGCGAAGAGACAAAAGCTTGTGGCTGATTCAATGAGTGAGCTGGATAGAAGAACAAATGAAATGCTGAAGCGAAATGCTGAAAATATCTCTAGTCAAAGTGTTGAGATTGCCAAGTTATCCGGACGTCCAAGTATCGACATTGAAACGATCGAATCCTCCTTTAATACGATTGTACAGGGGATGAAAGAGACGAAGCAGATCGAAGAGGAAAACAAACGATTACGCGAAGATGGAACAAAACGAATGCTCGAGCTTCAAGATAATATTAAGCGGGCTGCCCTAGAGTCCTAA
- the opuAB gene encoding glycine/proline betaine ABC transporter permease subunit OpuAB, producing the protein MLSLSSLPRIPLADWIDQFIDWLTATFGGIFDGIANGLAAFVQMITDGLGFVPPIILTIIFAGITWFISKRGIAIFALVGFFIIDYLGYWSAMLQTLSLVLTSVIISIIIGIPIGIWASQKNTVRQIVTPILDLMQTMPAFVYLLPAIFFFNIGVVPGVVASVIFAMPPTIRMTILGIQQVPATLIEATEAFGSTTSQRLIKVQLPLATKTIMAGINQSIMLALSMVVIASMVGAPGLGEEVYRAVTQLKTGTGVEAGIAIVILAIVLDRITQNIKTKKTRGDV; encoded by the coding sequence ATGCTATCTTTATCATCACTTCCTAGAATCCCTTTAGCAGATTGGATTGATCAATTTATTGATTGGTTAACTGCGACTTTTGGCGGTATATTTGATGGTATTGCTAATGGTTTAGCTGCATTTGTTCAAATGATTACAGATGGTTTAGGATTTGTTCCACCCATCATTTTGACGATTATTTTTGCTGGTATTACGTGGTTTATTAGTAAAAGAGGAATTGCTATCTTTGCTTTAGTTGGTTTCTTTATTATTGATTATCTAGGCTATTGGAGTGCCATGTTACAGACATTATCCTTGGTCTTAACATCTGTTATCATTTCGATTATTATCGGTATTCCAATTGGTATTTGGGCTTCACAGAAAAATACAGTTAGGCAGATTGTTACACCTATTTTAGACTTAATGCAGACAATGCCTGCTTTTGTTTATCTGTTACCTGCTATTTTCTTCTTTAATATTGGGGTAGTACCTGGAGTTGTAGCTTCTGTTATTTTTGCGATGCCTCCAACGATTAGAATGACGATATTAGGTATCCAACAAGTTCCGGCCACTTTAATTGAAGCGACTGAGGCATTTGGTTCGACAACGAGTCAACGATTAATTAAAGTACAGCTGCCACTTGCGACAAAGACCATTATGGCAGGGATTAACCAAAGCATTATGTTAGCCTTATCTATGGTTGTCATTGCATCAATGGTTGGTGCGCCTGGATTAGGTGAAGAAGTATACCGAGCTGTGACTCAATTGAAAACAGGAACTGGTGTAGAGGCAGGGATTGCCATCGTTATTTTGGCTATTGTTCTTGACCGAATTACACAAAATATAAAAACCAAAAAAACTAGGGGGGACGTTTAA
- a CDS encoding quaternary amine ABC transporter ATP-binding protein, which translates to MNSEERNIKIKINNVSKIFGKNAKKASQMLEQGKTKRDILKETGATVGVNRANFDVYDGEIFVIMGLSGSGKSTLVRLLNRLIEPTSGEIYIDGDMITNMSKDQLREVRRKKMSMVFQNFALFPHRTILENTEYGLELQGVEKEKRKQKAMDALKLVGLEGFEDQYPNQLSGGMQQRVGLARALANDPDILLMDEAFSALDPLIRKDMQDELLDLHSSVGKTIVFITHDLDEALRIGDRIVLMKDGNIVQIGTPEEILMNPSNEYVERFVEDVDLSKVLTAGNIMKRAETVQIDKGPRVALTLMKNLGISSIYAVDKQNRLLGVISAEEAQRATENQLTLKDVIHQNMKTIHQDTVLTDLFELVSESNIPIAVVDDKNRMKGIVVKGALIGALAGNDQYINLIHTQEVN; encoded by the coding sequence ATGAATTCTGAAGAGAGAAATATCAAGATCAAGATAAATAATGTATCTAAAATTTTCGGTAAAAATGCTAAAAAAGCATCTCAAATGCTTGAACAAGGGAAAACAAAAAGAGATATCCTAAAAGAGACTGGCGCAACAGTTGGTGTCAATCGAGCAAATTTTGATGTTTATGACGGCGAGATATTTGTCATCATGGGGCTATCAGGGAGCGGAAAGTCCACACTTGTGCGGCTGCTAAATAGGTTAATCGAACCAACCTCCGGAGAAATATATATTGATGGGGATATGATAACAAATATGTCAAAGGATCAATTGCGTGAAGTGAGACGAAAAAAGATGAGCATGGTCTTCCAAAACTTCGCATTGTTCCCGCATCGTACAATTCTGGAGAACACAGAATACGGACTTGAATTGCAAGGTGTAGAAAAAGAAAAACGAAAGCAAAAAGCAATGGATGCACTCAAGCTTGTAGGACTTGAAGGGTTTGAGGATCAGTATCCAAACCAATTAAGTGGAGGAATGCAGCAACGTGTCGGACTAGCTCGGGCACTTGCAAATGATCCAGACATTTTATTAATGGATGAAGCATTCAGTGCGCTTGATCCACTTATTAGAAAGGACATGCAAGACGAGCTATTAGACCTGCATAGTTCGGTCGGCAAAACGATTGTTTTTATTACACATGATTTAGATGAAGCTCTTAGAATTGGTGATCGTATTGTATTAATGAAGGACGGTAACATTGTACAAATTGGTACACCAGAAGAGATATTAATGAATCCTTCAAACGAATATGTAGAGCGATTTGTTGAGGATGTAGATTTGTCTAAAGTGTTGACAGCTGGGAATATTATGAAAAGAGCTGAAACGGTTCAGATTGATAAGGGGCCAAGAGTTGCTCTAACCTTAATGAAAAACTTGGGTATATCTTCGATTTATGCTGTTGATAAACAAAATCGCCTGTTGGGGGTCATTTCTGCTGAAGAGGCGCAGCGTGCAACGGAAAATCAACTGACTTTAAAAGATGTGATCCATCAAAATATGAAAACCATTCACCAAGATACGGTTTTAACTGATCTTTTTGAACTTGTTTCTGAATCCAATATCCCAATTGCTGTAGTAGACGATAAAAACCGTATGAAGGGTATCGTTGTGAAAGGAGCACTCATTGGAGCGCTTGCAGGAAACGATCAATACATTAATTTAATTCATACACAGGAGGTGAACTAA
- a CDS encoding YceG family protein → MSYKEINVTHTRAEQEAWKNVLKKPLPERDGYVKDEHTLSLPHLAARVLGTPHDATDYFIYLHELYETDGMHILSESLNRHIEPEHFQALQRIHLINQEEKGLSVNRFVAFLDGEQLIVRHPNPVMNRHIRLSLIKVFEHFKQLHEGGFQHPDFRRVLLDVVKFSNNHLGPWLKEVNVEEKMPAVIWYGEANKSQLYFLYYVMLIGCDVVLFHPEGKDPFRELDPEEKLTFIDQYPGTSKLEPFPTEKPERKSTVAYRSTRELEEVLHTEDSMLYKPWQFRDHTPHSITLKTTYDELFLIAKERSFIRPNFKADRDTIQIPNLFAKMMGVTRDKREYWDRIHTLMEGKETKIIHHFPFTKEVSSNYQFHYQHALSPVGEIDPELLMKSNVWQFSHLYEGTQRAMAEAISRICQHPKLIKEGQETELDIRIYLFKQVLHISQDLIELIQTFDYAQTVPKVILYHTEYNGELTRSDAAALIFLNEMGVDLFVYHPAGYQCIERYIDDQLFDIHWLDEMVMNQEFKEPSIVRKLFQSIKNR, encoded by the coding sequence GTGAGCTATAAAGAAATCAATGTTACCCATACACGGGCGGAGCAGGAAGCCTGGAAAAACGTGCTGAAAAAGCCGCTCCCTGAACGAGACGGCTATGTAAAGGACGAGCATACGTTATCCTTGCCGCATCTCGCCGCCCGGGTCCTTGGAACTCCGCATGATGCAACCGATTATTTTATTTATTTACATGAATTATATGAAACAGACGGCATGCATATTTTAAGTGAATCACTTAATCGTCATATTGAGCCGGAGCATTTTCAAGCTCTTCAACGAATTCATTTGATTAACCAAGAAGAAAAGGGATTGTCCGTGAATCGCTTTGTGGCTTTTTTAGATGGCGAACAGCTGATTGTACGCCATCCAAACCCTGTAATGAACCGGCATATCCGCCTTTCATTGATCAAGGTGTTTGAGCATTTCAAGCAGCTGCATGAGGGCGGATTTCAGCATCCCGATTTCCGCCGCGTCCTACTAGATGTGGTGAAGTTTTCAAATAACCATCTAGGACCATGGCTGAAGGAAGTAAATGTAGAAGAAAAAATGCCGGCAGTCATTTGGTATGGAGAGGCGAATAAAAGTCAGCTTTATTTTCTTTACTATGTCATGCTGATTGGCTGTGATGTTGTGCTATTTCATCCGGAAGGCAAGGATCCGTTCCGCGAATTAGATCCAGAAGAAAAGCTGACTTTTATTGATCAGTATCCGGGGACTTCAAAGCTTGAGCCGTTCCCCACTGAAAAGCCTGAGAGAAAATCAACGGTGGCGTACCGCTCGACAAGAGAGCTTGAAGAGGTGCTTCACACAGAAGATTCAATGCTGTATAAGCCGTGGCAATTCAGAGATCATACACCTCATTCCATTACGTTAAAGACAACGTATGACGAGCTGTTTTTAATTGCGAAAGAACGATCTTTTATCCGCCCTAATTTCAAAGCAGACCGGGACACAATACAGATTCCGAATCTTTTTGCGAAAATGATGGGGGTCACGCGAGACAAGCGTGAATACTGGGACCGTATCCATACATTAATGGAGGGGAAAGAGACGAAGATCATTCACCATTTCCCTTTTACGAAAGAAGTGTCTTCGAATTATCAATTTCATTATCAGCATGCACTTTCTCCTGTGGGAGAGATTGATCCTGAATTATTAATGAAAAGCAATGTGTGGCAGTTTTCTCATTTATATGAGGGCACGCAGCGTGCGATGGCAGAGGCGATATCTCGAATCTGTCAGCATCCGAAGCTAATAAAAGAAGGCCAAGAGACCGAATTAGATATTCGTATTTATTTATTCAAGCAGGTTCTGCATATTAGCCAGGATCTCATTGAACTCATTCAAACCTTTGATTATGCACAAACCGTACCGAAAGTGATTTTATACCATACGGAATACAATGGTGAGCTGACTCGTTCTGATGCGGCTGCCCTGATTTTTCTGAATGAAATGGGTGTGGATCTCTTCGTGTATCATCCGGCGGGATATCAGTGTATAGAGCGGTATATAGATGACCAATTATTTGATATACATTGGCTCGATGAAATGGTCATGAACCAGGAGTTTAAAGAGCCGTCCATCGTCAGAAAGTTATTTCAATCCATTAAAAACCGATAA
- a CDS encoding glycine betaine ABC transporter substrate-binding protein, which yields MFKKIVGISAAAILTLGLAACGSATNNKDATVGEQVKYKITGIDPGAGIMEAADNALKDYDLSKWSVTSGSSSSMTASLKKAYDKKEPIIITGWNPHWMFSKYDLKYLKDPKGVFGEAEEIHTITRKGFAEDQPQANQLLSQFNWSEDDMGEVMLAIQEGKKPKDAAADFVKKHKDLVSKWTKGVDKVNGEKMKLVYVAWDSEIASTNVVGKVLEDLGYNVTLTQVEAGPMWTAIADGSADASLAAWLPQTHKVYAEKFKGKYEDVGTSMKGVKIGLVVPTYMKNVNSIEDLKK from the coding sequence ATGTTTAAGAAAATTGTAGGGATAAGTGCGGCGGCGATTTTGACTTTGGGATTAGCTGCTTGTGGTAGTGCAACAAATAATAAAGATGCAACAGTTGGAGAACAGGTGAAGTATAAAATTACTGGAATTGACCCAGGTGCGGGAATTATGGAAGCTGCAGATAATGCTTTAAAGGATTACGATTTATCTAAGTGGTCAGTGACTTCAGGATCTAGTTCTTCTATGACAGCGTCTTTAAAGAAAGCTTATGATAAAAAAGAACCGATCATCATCACTGGATGGAATCCTCATTGGATGTTTTCTAAGTATGATTTGAAGTATTTAAAAGACCCTAAGGGTGTGTTTGGTGAAGCAGAAGAAATTCACACAATCACAAGGAAAGGTTTTGCAGAGGATCAACCTCAAGCAAATCAATTACTTAGTCAGTTTAACTGGTCTGAAGATGACATGGGAGAAGTCATGCTTGCGATCCAAGAAGGGAAAAAGCCAAAGGATGCGGCTGCGGACTTTGTGAAGAAGCATAAGGATTTAGTAAGTAAATGGACTAAAGGTGTAGATAAGGTAAATGGAGAAAAAATGAAACTTGTCTACGTTGCTTGGGATAGTGAAATTGCTAGTACAAATGTGGTAGGAAAAGTGTTAGAGGATTTAGGTTATAACGTAACATTGACTCAAGTTGAAGCTGGTCCAATGTGGACAGCGATTGCTGATGGAAGCGCAGATGCTTCACTTGCAGCATGGTTGCCACAAACACATAAAGTATACGCAGAGAAATTTAAAGGCAAATATGAAGATGTGGGAACAAGTATGAAAGGTGTTAAAATTGGTCTAGTTGTTCCGACATATATGAAGAACGTGAATTCCATAGAGGATTTGAAAAAATAG
- a CDS encoding HAD family hydrolase has product MKKCAFASDLDRTLIYSHRMLEQYAYEGSYDLVEVLDERPLSYMSVETKKTLQMIHQTGWFIPVTTRTTAQYERITFFQQELKPEYAVTTNGGCILHHGKPLEDWQVIVDERLRECMPVRDMLRAISELPVAAWVKRTRTAEGRFLYLIMKDEHLSHIPLAELKLWGEERGWQVSLQGRKLYFIPQPLNKWAAVAFLKERLQLEYVYGAGDSLLDADLIRHADTGFAPRHGEVLDFDPSLEPTAASGMAAADEITACVIKQMTTAKKPSIR; this is encoded by the coding sequence ATGAAGAAATGTGCGTTTGCCAGTGATTTAGACCGGACGCTGATATACTCACATCGAATGCTTGAACAGTATGCGTATGAGGGATCATATGATTTAGTTGAGGTATTGGATGAACGGCCGCTTTCCTATATGTCTGTTGAAACGAAAAAAACCTTACAGATGATTCATCAAACAGGCTGGTTCATCCCAGTGACGACAAGAACGACTGCACAATATGAACGGATCACCTTCTTTCAACAAGAGCTCAAACCGGAGTATGCCGTCACGACAAATGGCGGCTGTATCCTTCATCATGGCAAGCCGCTTGAGGATTGGCAGGTCATTGTTGATGAGAGACTCAGAGAGTGTATGCCAGTTAGAGATATGCTGCGGGCCATCTCTGAACTTCCGGTTGCCGCATGGGTCAAGCGCACCCGGACAGCAGAGGGAAGATTTCTTTATTTGATCATGAAGGACGAGCATCTTTCTCACATTCCGCTTGCTGAATTGAAGCTGTGGGGCGAGGAGAGAGGCTGGCAGGTTTCACTTCAGGGCCGGAAGCTCTATTTTATCCCACAGCCGCTCAATAAGTGGGCTGCTGTTGCTTTTCTAAAGGAAAGGCTACAGCTTGAATACGTATATGGTGCGGGCGATTCCTTGTTAGATGCAGATCTCATTCGTCATGCGGATACGGGCTTTGCCCCAAGGCATGGGGAAGTTCTCGACTTTGACCCATCACTTGAGCCGACAGCAGCATCTGGCATGGCTGCGGCAGATGAAATCACCGCTTGTGTCATAAAGCAGATGACCACTGCAAAAAAGCCTTCAATTCGATAG